One genomic window of Methanosarcina acetivorans C2A includes the following:
- a CDS encoding CotH kinase family protein, whose product MSKQELCNDFYDMNNVVTIRITMPQSDWEALRNAEPYGGICNYAYTEDRYDWFKTTSVEIAGSAFPSGGFHSFESVAIGKKSYCGSFSTSKPSLKLNFSKYVSSNEKAIEGLVGTQYITLNNCVQDPSYIRQPLGYFLFKQAGLPYSRCNFAKVYVNGTDYGVYLNIEPIKKRHIQNNFNDNDEGNLYEIEEGEDFTQSIIDADRISCESMSKYSNMKDLELATTEISDNGLSGMAKVIDINQFLRFFAMEVLLKHWDGYTNKLNNAYIYNDVVAVKTPSVNDVKFKFIPWGVDRILQKTEKFQLYDASVLGKLVLEDANSLAKLKMEIRNYSNTIFDRGNYNNVLNPYIDQMQNILISLGLTELTSQIEGVREQLKLVKSGGFQLIGEFSAALV is encoded by the coding sequence ATGAGCAAGCAAGAATTATGCAACGATTTCTATGATATGAACAATGTGGTAACTATTCGAATCACCATGCCACAAAGCGACTGGGAAGCGTTGAGAAACGCGGAGCCATATGGTGGGATATGTAACTATGCTTACACCGAAGATCGGTATGATTGGTTTAAAACTACATCGGTAGAAATTGCGGGTTCTGCATTTCCTTCAGGAGGATTTCACAGCTTTGAATCCGTAGCGATCGGGAAAAAGTCCTATTGCGGATCTTTTAGCACATCAAAACCATCGTTGAAACTGAACTTTTCGAAATACGTTTCCTCCAATGAAAAAGCGATTGAGGGTCTGGTTGGTACACAGTATATTACTCTTAACAACTGTGTGCAGGATCCTTCATACATCAGGCAACCGCTTGGATATTTCCTGTTCAAACAGGCTGGTCTTCCGTATTCGCGATGCAATTTTGCCAAAGTTTACGTTAATGGTACGGACTACGGTGTTTACCTGAACATCGAGCCAATCAAAAAGCGTCACATACAAAACAACTTCAATGACAACGACGAGGGAAATCTTTATGAGATTGAAGAAGGTGAAGATTTCACCCAGTCTATCATTGATGCTGACCGGATCAGCTGTGAAAGTATGTCTAAGTACTCCAACATGAAAGACCTGGAGCTTGCAACCACGGAAATTTCCGATAATGGGTTGTCAGGAATGGCGAAGGTCATAGACATCAATCAATTCCTTCGATTCTTTGCGATGGAAGTTCTTTTGAAGCACTGGGACGGATATACAAACAAATTAAACAACGCATATATTTATAATGATGTTGTGGCTGTGAAGACTCCCAGTGTAAACGACGTAAAATTTAAGTTTATCCCATGGGGGGTGGATCGGATACTGCAAAAAACCGAAAAGTTCCAGTTGTATGACGCCTCCGTTCTCGGGAAGCTTGTCCTTGAAGACGCTAACAGCCTTGCTAAACTCAAGATGGAAATCAGAAATTATTCCAACACTATTTTTGACCGAGGCAACTACAATAACGTGCTGAATCCCTACATTGACCAGATGCAGAACATTCTCATCAGCCTTGGTCTAACAGAGCTGACCTCGCAAATCGAAGGCGTCAGAGAGCAGTTAAAGCTGGTAAAGTCTGGAGGATTTCAACTTATAGGTGAATTCTCAGCAGCCCTGGTCTAA
- a CDS encoding beta/gamma crystallin family protein — translation MGKEIFGIVRKVLYVLLLIFFAMSATAGTVNAAEVIVYEHVNFGGKSFDATSDQPGAGDNLNDKISSIKVKSGTWRFYEYINYGGRYWDLGPGEYSSVESAGIPDNSISSFRQI, via the coding sequence ATGGGAAAAGAGATATTCGGTATTGTGAGGAAGGTGCTGTATGTTTTACTGCTGATCTTTTTTGCGATGTCTGCAACAGCCGGGACAGTAAACGCAGCAGAAGTAATTGTATACGAGCATGTTAACTTTGGGGGAAAAAGCTTTGACGCTACTTCTGATCAACCAGGCGCTGGAGATAACTTGAATGACAAAATATCATCAATTAAGGTCAAGTCAGGTACATGGCGATTCTATGAATATATAAATTATGGAGGTCGCTATTGGGATCTTGGACCAGGAGAATATTCTTCGGTGGAAAGTGCTGGTATACCCGACAATTCAATTTCGTCATTTAGACAGATTTAA
- a CDS encoding eIF2A-related protein, with the protein MEEPEFQAYVGPRPFEQEDKFIFFGRDREARDLLSLVIAHNLVLVYAQSGAGKTSLINAGLIPLLKENRFEVFPVARVKGTPLRNIKTDEISNIYVLNTLTSWAEDEYDVERLTKMKLVDFLNEQERLQDEDGIPLPRAVIFDQFEEIFSLYQDRWKDREGFFEQISAALETDPLLRVVFVIREDFIAQLDPYVELLPERLRTRFHIERLRREAALLAIKEPLRDTGRSFAEGVAEKLVDDLLKIRVETTPGETTEVTGEFIEAVQLQVVCQNLWRELPPDVKQITFHHLKTYGNVEQELYRFYEEAIRTAAATAHIDEESLRRLFGEVLITTMGTRGMVYRAQESTGGIPNTAIDVLESMHLIRAEWRAGARWYELTHDGFIKPILSSNRVFNDELAEKERAEKERIEKERIEKEWAEKEWAEKERLEKERAEKERLEKELRAEKELAESKQLFYKRLAAISFLAILLALVAVFEWHQAKENAEEARASDLNLNSALLQGDPRNLDKSVLLAIESLKIHITSTADHLIRQGLLSMPHRVVILKHYSDVNNVVFSPDGKYVATASNDNTSRLWDVSTGKQIFVLNHTDPVRNVVFSPDGKYVATASADKTAGVWNTTTGEGISVLNHTGRVNNVVFSPDGKYIATASDDNTSRLWDTATGKQIFVLNQTDPVRNVVFSPDGKYIATASADNTSRLWDTTTGKQIFDMKHDGPVNIVVFSPDGKYVATASADKKARLWNATTGKKIFDMKHDSGINTVVFSPDGKYIVTASDDKTAGVWNTTTGKKIFDMKHDGSVNTVVFSPDGKYIATASADNTSRLWDTATGEKIFFLNHYGWVNTVVFSPDGKYVATASADKTAHLWDVSTGKQISYLRHDSGVNNVVFGPDGKYVVTASADKTADVWNTTTGEKIFVLNHTGRVNNAVFSPDGKYIATASADNTSRLWDTTTGKQIFVLNQTDPVRNVVFSPDRKYIATASDDNTSRLWDTATGKQILVLNHDGPVNTVVFSSDGKYIATASDDNTSRLWDTATGEEIFVLNHTDRVNNVVFSPDGKYIATAGDDNTSRLWGTATGEKIFDMKHDGPVNNVVFSPDGKYVATAGYDNTACLWDTATGEKIFVLNHAGRVNTVVFSPDGKYIATASADKARLWNATTGKQISYLRHDSGVNNVVFSPDGKYIATASVDKTARLWTAKLWISDTEDLIDEANNRLTRNLKPEEWKEYMGDKPYHKRFPNLP; encoded by the coding sequence ATGGAAGAACCTGAATTCCAGGCTTACGTGGGCCCTCGGCCTTTTGAACAGGAAGATAAATTCATTTTTTTCGGAAGAGACCGTGAAGCTCGTGATCTCCTGTCCTTAGTCATTGCACATAATCTGGTTCTCGTCTATGCCCAGTCGGGTGCAGGTAAGACTTCACTTATCAATGCCGGGCTTATTCCTCTCCTGAAGGAAAACCGGTTTGAAGTTTTCCCGGTGGCGCGAGTTAAAGGCACACCTTTAAGAAATATAAAAACTGACGAGATTTCGAACATATATGTTCTTAATACGCTCACAAGCTGGGCTGAAGATGAATACGACGTTGAACGCCTGACCAAAATGAAACTCGTTGATTTTTTGAATGAACAGGAGCGCCTGCAGGATGAAGATGGCATACCTTTACCCCGTGCCGTTATCTTCGACCAGTTTGAGGAAATATTCTCTTTATATCAGGACCGCTGGAAAGATAGAGAGGGATTTTTTGAGCAAATAAGCGCTGCTCTGGAAACAGACCCCCTTTTGAGGGTTGTTTTTGTCATACGGGAGGATTTCATAGCTCAACTAGACCCTTATGTAGAGCTTCTTCCCGAGAGATTGCGGACGCGTTTTCACATAGAGCGCCTGCGACGTGAGGCTGCACTGCTGGCAATCAAAGAGCCGTTAAGAGATACCGGTCGTTCTTTTGCAGAAGGTGTGGCAGAAAAACTTGTCGATGATTTGCTGAAGATTCGAGTTGAAACGACACCAGGCGAGACCACTGAGGTAACAGGAGAGTTCATAGAGGCTGTGCAACTTCAGGTAGTGTGCCAGAACCTCTGGAGAGAGTTACCGCCAGATGTCAAGCAAATCACGTTTCATCACCTGAAAACCTATGGCAATGTAGAACAGGAACTTTACAGATTTTACGAAGAAGCTATAAGGACAGCGGCAGCTACGGCACATATTGACGAGGAGAGCCTGCGCAGATTGTTCGGTGAAGTGCTGATAACGACGATGGGGACGCGGGGGATGGTATACCGGGCTCAAGAGTCCACTGGCGGCATTCCCAATACAGCCATTGATGTGCTTGAAAGCATGCACCTTATTAGAGCAGAGTGGCGGGCAGGTGCGCGCTGGTATGAACTGACCCACGACGGTTTTATCAAGCCGATACTATCTTCTAACAGGGTTTTTAATGATGAACTGGCAGAGAAAGAAAGGGCAGAGAAAGAACGGATAGAGAAAGAACGGATAGAGAAAGAGTGGGCGGAGAAAGAATGGGCAGAGAAAGAAAGGCTAGAGAAAGAAAGGGCAGAGAAAGAAAGGCTAGAGAAAGAACTACGGGCAGAGAAAGAACTGGCAGAGAGCAAACAACTTTTCTATAAAAGACTTGCAGCCATTTCTTTTCTTGCTATACTTCTAGCTTTAGTTGCAGTCTTTGAATGGCATCAAGCCAAGGAAAACGCGGAAGAAGCTCGTGCTTCGGATTTAAATTTAAATTCCGCCCTTCTTCAGGGAGATCCCAGGAATCTAGATAAAAGTGTTCTCCTTGCTATCGAATCATTGAAAATTCATATAACATCGACTGCCGATCATTTAATACGTCAGGGATTATTATCCATGCCTCACCGTGTTGTGATTCTGAAACATTATAGTGATGTGAATAATGTTGTGTTCAGTCCTGATGGAAAATATGTTGCTACGGCGAGCAATGATAATACATCACGTTTATGGGATGTATCTACAGGTAAACAAATCTTTGTCCTGAACCATACTGATCCAGTGCGTAATGTTGTGTTCAGTCCTGATGGAAAATATGTTGCTACGGCGAGCGCTGACAAAACAGCAGGCGTATGGAATACAACTACAGGTGAAGGAATTTCTGTTCTGAACCATACTGGTAGGGTAAATAATGTTGTATTCAGTCCTGATGGAAAATATATTGCTACGGCAAGTGATGACAATACATCACGTTTATGGGATACAGCTACAGGTAAACAAATCTTTGTTCTGAATCAGACTGATCCGGTGCGTAATGTTGTATTCAGTCCTGATGGAAAATATATCGCAACGGCGAGCGCTGACAATACATCACGTTTATGGGATACAACTACAGGTAAACAAATCTTTGATATGAAACATGATGGTCCGGTAAATATTGTTGTATTCAGTCCTGATGGAAAATATGTTGCTACGGCGAGTGCTGACAAAAAAGCGCGTTTATGGAATGCAACTACAGGTAAAAAAATTTTTGATATGAAACATGATAGTGGTATAAATACTGTTGTATTCAGTCCTGATGGAAAATACATAGTAACGGCGAGTGATGACAAAACAGCAGGAGTTTGGAATACAACTACAGGTAAAAAAATCTTTGATATGAAACATGATGGTTCGGTAAATACTGTTGTATTCAGTCCTGATGGAAAATACATCGCAACGGCAAGCGCTGACAATACATCACGTTTATGGGATACAGCTACAGGTGAAAAAATTTTTTTTCTGAACCATTATGGTTGGGTAAATACTGTTGTATTCAGTCCTGATGGAAAATATGTTGCTACGGCGAGCGCTGACAAAACAGCACATTTATGGGATGTATCTACAGGTAAACAAATTTCTTATCTGAGACATGATAGTGGTGTGAACAATGTTGTGTTCGGTCCTGATGGAAAATATGTTGTTACGGCGAGCGCTGACAAAACAGCAGACGTGTGGAATACAACTACAGGTGAAAAAATTTTTGTTCTGAACCACACTGGCAGGGTAAATAATGCTGTATTCAGTCCTGATGGAAAATATATCGCAACGGCGAGCGCTGACAATACATCACGTTTATGGGATACAACTACAGGTAAACAAATCTTTGTTCTGAATCAGACTGATCCGGTGCGTAATGTTGTATTCAGTCCTGATAGAAAATATATTGCTACGGCGAGTGATGACAATACATCACGTTTATGGGATACAGCTACAGGTAAACAAATCCTTGTTCTGAACCATGATGGTCCGGTAAATACTGTTGTATTCAGTTCTGATGGAAAATATATTGCTACGGCGAGTGATGACAATACATCACGTTTATGGGATACAGCTACAGGTGAAGAAATTTTTGTTCTGAACCATACTGATAGGGTAAATAATGTTGTGTTCAGTCCTGATGGAAAATATATTGCTACGGCAGGTGATGACAATACATCACGTTTGTGGGGTACAGCTACAGGTGAAAAAATCTTTGATATGAAACATGATGGTCCGGTAAATAATGTTGTGTTCAGTCCTGATGGAAAATATGTTGCTACGGCGGGCTACGATAATACAGCATGTCTATGGGACACAGCTACAGGTGAAAAAATTTTTGTTCTGAACCATGCTGGTAGGGTAAATACTGTTGTATTCAGTCCTGATGGAAAATATATTGCTACGGCAAGCGCTGACAAAGCGCGTTTATGGAATGCAACTACAGGTAAACAAATTTCCTATCTGAGACATGATAGTGGTGTGAATAATGTTGTGTTCAGTCCTGATGGAAAATACATCGCAACGGCGAGTGTCGACAAAACAGCAAGGTTGTGGACAGCAAAGTTGTGGATATCTGATACAGAAGATCTTATAGATGAAGCCAACAATCGTCTAACCCGGAATCTTAAACCAGAGGAATGGAAAGAATATATGGGCGATAAGCCGTATCACAAGAGATTTCCAAATTTACCATAA